A DNA window from Leptolyngbya sp. KIOST-1 contains the following coding sequences:
- a CDS encoding DegT/DnrJ/EryC1/StrS family aminotransferase produces MAFIPVNEPALGGNEKKYLLECLETGWISSEGPFVDRFETEFAQRVGRQHGVAVANGSAALDVAVAALGLGPGDEVILPTFTIISCVAAIVRAGAKPVVVDADPITWNMDVGQIEACITPQTKAIMVVHIYGLPVDMEPLLAIVQRHHLAIIEDAAEMHGQTYRGQPCGSFGDISTFSFYANKHITTGEGGMVLTDDAELAERCRSLRNLCFQPQRRFVHEELGWNFRLGNLQAALGVAQLEQLDGFIARKRAIGRRYTEGLGNVPGLQLPLPATDYAENVYWVYGLVLDDGVPFDAAEAMQRLKAKGIGTRPFFWPMHEQPVFHKMGLFEGEKHPVAERIARRGFYLPSGLALTDGQIDQAIAAVQEVMV; encoded by the coding sequence ATGGCGTTTATTCCGGTCAACGAGCCCGCCCTGGGCGGCAACGAAAAAAAGTACCTGCTGGAATGCCTCGAAACCGGCTGGATTTCCTCCGAAGGCCCCTTTGTCGATCGCTTTGAGACCGAGTTTGCCCAGCGGGTGGGTCGTCAGCACGGCGTAGCGGTGGCCAACGGCTCTGCCGCCCTGGATGTGGCGGTGGCCGCCCTCGGCCTGGGTCCAGGCGACGAGGTGATTTTGCCCACGTTTACGATTATTTCCTGCGTGGCGGCGATCGTGCGGGCGGGGGCCAAACCCGTCGTCGTCGATGCCGACCCGATTACCTGGAATATGGATGTAGGCCAGATTGAGGCCTGCATTACCCCCCAGACCAAAGCAATTATGGTGGTGCACATCTACGGGCTGCCCGTAGACATGGAGCCGCTGCTGGCGATCGTCCAGCGCCATCATCTAGCCATCATTGAAGACGCCGCCGAAATGCACGGCCAGACCTACCGGGGGCAGCCCTGCGGCAGCTTTGGCGACATCAGCACCTTTAGCTTTTACGCCAACAAGCACATCACCACGGGCGAAGGCGGCATGGTGCTCACCGACGATGCAGAGCTAGCGGAACGCTGCCGATCGCTGAGGAACCTCTGTTTTCAGCCCCAGCGGCGCTTTGTCCACGAGGAGCTGGGCTGGAACTTTCGCCTGGGCAACCTGCAAGCGGCCCTGGGGGTAGCCCAGCTAGAGCAGCTTGACGGCTTTATTGCCCGCAAACGCGCGATCGGTCGGCGCTACACCGAGGGCCTTGGGAATGTGCCGGGGTTGCAGCTCCCCCTGCCCGCCACCGACTACGCCGAGAATGTCTACTGGGTCTACGGCCTGGTGCTCGACGACGGGGTACCCTTCGATGCCGCTGAGGCCATGCAGCGGCTAAAGGCCAAGGGCATTGGCACGCGGCCCTTCTTCTGGCCCATGCACGAGCAGCCCGTGTTCCACAAAATGGGCCTATTTGAGGGTGAAAAGCACCCGGTAGCCGAGCGCATTGCCCGGCGAGGGTTCTACCTGCCCAGCGGGCTGGCCCTCACCGACGGGCAGATCGACCAGGCGATCGCCGCCGTGCAGGAGGTGATGGTGTGA
- a CDS encoding cupin domain-containing protein, translated as MPSFPTVTAVQSPVQQIVHNSEMLALILSHRFAEPGIHFFTPNELSQQLAYMKYDAGKTIPAHVHNPVHRDVFHTQEVLFIKKGKLRVDFYSQEQEYLESRVLEAGDVILLITGGHGFEVVEDLEMVEVKQGPYMGDQDKTRFSGISSSQATITG; from the coding sequence ATGCCATCGTTCCCCACCGTCACCGCCGTTCAGTCTCCCGTGCAGCAGATCGTCCACAACAGCGAAATGCTGGCGCTGATTCTCTCCCACCGCTTTGCCGAGCCCGGCATTCACTTCTTTACCCCCAACGAGCTTTCCCAGCAGCTCGCCTACATGAAGTACGACGCGGGTAAAACCATTCCCGCCCACGTGCACAACCCCGTGCACCGCGACGTGTTTCACACCCAGGAGGTGCTGTTCATCAAGAAGGGCAAGCTGCGGGTCGATTTCTATAGCCAGGAGCAGGAATACCTGGAGAGCCGAGTGCTGGAAGCGGGCGACGTGATTTTGTTGATCACCGGTGGCCACGGCTTTGAGGTGGTCGAAGACCTGGAGATGGTCGAGGTCAAGCAAGGCCCCTACATGGGCGATCAGGACAAAACCCGATTTTCTGGGATATCGTCTAGCCAGGCCACCATTACGGGCTAG
- a CDS encoding glycosyltransferase family 4 protein, producing the protein MKVAIPVSSAFPSAGGGYTFESEIVAALLDLAPTIGHQITIFSGAEGQGQATPHPNLTILHPPSQLIPAGLRRGLDLAYSSGSPKLANQADKVQAAFVRRFVLQNHFDLCWALAPAALIQCPTRQVPYALTIWDLQHRLQPYFPEVSQGREWGKRERFYQINLPRATYIITGTERGKFEIERFYQIAPERIQVIPFPTPRLAEAIANSPAPKEDFLARHGLPSRYFFYPAQFWPHKNHSTLLQAFKLLVEQHGDVALVLTGSDKGNAGYIRQLIHDLNLADRIHILGFVSKEDLACLYKHALGLVFPTHFGPDNLPPLEAFSLGCPVIASDVPGATEQLGDAAILVDPRDAAQLALAMKSLCEDETLRQELIQRGLTRSKSWQPGDYAKRLIALLDEFESIRHCWPNSTSHPGNT; encoded by the coding sequence ATGAAGGTCGCGATTCCAGTTTCTTCAGCGTTTCCCTCTGCCGGGGGCGGTTACACCTTTGAGTCAGAGATTGTGGCAGCGCTGCTCGACCTGGCCCCGACCATAGGCCATCAGATCACCATCTTTAGCGGAGCCGAGGGCCAGGGACAGGCGACACCCCACCCCAATCTCACCATCCTCCATCCGCCCAGCCAGCTTATACCGGCAGGACTGCGGCGGGGGCTAGATCTGGCCTACAGCAGCGGATCGCCTAAGTTGGCCAACCAGGCCGATAAGGTTCAGGCTGCCTTTGTGCGGCGCTTTGTTTTGCAAAACCATTTTGACTTGTGCTGGGCGCTGGCCCCCGCTGCGCTGATCCAGTGCCCCACCCGGCAGGTTCCCTACGCCCTGACGATTTGGGATTTGCAGCACCGTTTGCAGCCCTACTTTCCCGAGGTGAGCCAGGGGCGCGAGTGGGGCAAGCGGGAGCGGTTTTACCAAATTAATCTGCCTCGGGCTACGTATATCATTACTGGCACCGAGCGTGGCAAATTTGAAATCGAGCGCTTCTACCAGATCGCCCCGGAGCGGATTCAGGTGATTCCGTTCCCGACACCGCGACTGGCGGAGGCGATCGCCAATTCCCCAGCTCCAAAAGAAGACTTTTTGGCCCGGCACGGTCTACCCAGCCGCTACTTCTTTTACCCGGCCCAGTTCTGGCCCCACAAAAACCATTCCACCCTGCTCCAGGCGTTCAAACTCCTGGTGGAGCAGCACGGGGATGTGGCCCTGGTACTCACCGGCTCGGACAAGGGCAATGCAGGCTATATTCGGCAGCTCATTCACGATTTGAATCTGGCTGACAGGATACACATCCTCGGGTTTGTCTCAAAAGAAGACCTGGCCTGCCTCTACAAGCACGCTTTGGGGCTGGTGTTTCCCACCCACTTTGGCCCCGATAACCTGCCGCCGTTGGAGGCGTTTTCGCTGGGCTGCCCGGTAATTGCCTCCGATGTGCCAGGGGCGACGGAACAGCTGGGGGATGCGGCGATCCTGGTCGATCCGCGCGATGCAGCCCAGTTGGCCCTGGCGATGAAATCGCTCTGCGAAGACGAGACCCTGCGCCAGGAGCTAATTCAAAGGGGCCTGACGCGGTCGAAAAGCTGGCAGCCTGGGGACTACGCGAAGCGGCTAATTGCGCTTTTAGATGAGTTTGAGAGCATTCGCCACTGCTGGCCAAACAGCACCAGTCACCCTGGTAATACCTAG
- a CDS encoding class I SAM-dependent methyltransferase translates to MSLKESIEFWVPPSLIALGKLAVGKTPQQKIDRYLSGDRTPWSPGYEPYKQQTIQEVLQNQSLLEIFDQGQSLPSGYGLYLDERCVEYPWLFSKLPDVAQYVLDAGSVLNYEYLLDHPYFANKRLHIATLAPEYRCFWEKGISYFFEDLRELPIRGEFYDAIVCLSTLEHVGLDNTQYAQSERYSENQSNDYRLAVKELSRILKPGGSLFLSVPFGKYQNFGDFQQFDAALLADAIAAFGPAQAIEKTYFKYSADGWQVATEADCADCKYVHSDEWFGKAKPSDGAAAARAVACVHILR, encoded by the coding sequence ATGAGCTTAAAAGAGTCCATAGAATTTTGGGTGCCGCCAAGTTTGATTGCACTGGGCAAGTTGGCGGTAGGCAAAACGCCTCAACAAAAAATCGACCGCTACTTGAGCGGCGATCGCACTCCCTGGTCGCCTGGCTACGAACCCTACAAGCAGCAGACTATTCAAGAGGTTTTGCAAAATCAGAGTTTGCTTGAGATCTTTGACCAAGGCCAGTCCCTGCCCAGTGGCTATGGGCTTTATTTGGACGAGCGTTGCGTAGAGTATCCATGGCTTTTTTCAAAATTGCCCGATGTGGCCCAGTACGTTTTAGATGCTGGTTCTGTGCTGAACTATGAGTATCTGCTTGATCACCCCTATTTTGCCAATAAGCGATTGCACATTGCCACGCTGGCTCCTGAGTACAGGTGCTTTTGGGAAAAGGGCATTTCTTACTTTTTTGAGGATTTGAGAGAATTGCCTATTAGAGGTGAGTTCTATGACGCTATTGTTTGCCTATCTACCTTGGAGCATGTGGGATTAGACAATACACAATATGCTCAAAGTGAACGCTATAGCGAAAATCAATCAAACGACTATAGGTTAGCCGTTAAAGAACTTAGCCGCATTCTAAAGCCCGGTGGATCGTTGTTCCTCAGTGTTCCATTTGGGAAATATCAGAACTTTGGTGATTTTCAACAGTTCGATGCGGCTTTACTGGCTGATGCGATCGCGGCCTTTGGCCCCGCCCAGGCCATTGAGAAAACTTACTTCAAGTACTCTGCCGACGGTTGGCAAGTGGCCACAGAGGCCGACTGTGCTGATTGCAAGTATGTTCATTCCGATGAATGGTTTGGAAAAGCCAAACCCAGCGATGGAGCCGCAGCGGCACGGGCGGTCGCCTGTGTTCATATCCTGCGTTAA
- a CDS encoding glycosyltransferase has translation MSKVCENVPKFLSVVIPTYRRGTLLLEALESIINQGSKHEFEVLVLDNACDKALENEIRKLNKANHAQVLYFPVEELGLHNGRNQGAIKARGEIVIFIDDDIIAPPDWLKAICAPFVNPKVGAVGGKTIPQWDAPPPDWLKQVPDDYFSLLDLGNVSREMQWPETPYGCNMAFRRELVLTLGGFPPDGVGGGWIEWQRGDGETGFAKRVYDEGYKIVYSPEAWLYHRIPAKRQTLEFVRRRAIKGAISSAYSEIKYFLPSKLLLPIQVAKHVLKALSAGVKRLFASFRGVEHWLQYDIQWFHHLISALYKMRILLDPNLRKWVHKEHYWADASSKTN, from the coding sequence ATGAGCAAAGTCTGTGAAAACGTACCAAAGTTTTTAAGTGTGGTTATACCCACTTATCGTCGAGGGACGCTTTTGCTAGAAGCCCTTGAAAGCATTATTAATCAAGGCTCAAAGCATGAATTTGAAGTTTTGGTTTTAGACAATGCTTGTGACAAAGCTTTGGAAAATGAGATCAGAAAACTCAACAAAGCTAATCATGCTCAAGTCTTATATTTTCCTGTTGAAGAATTAGGGTTGCATAATGGCCGTAATCAAGGAGCAATTAAAGCTAGAGGGGAAATTGTTATTTTTATCGACGATGATATAATTGCTCCACCAGATTGGTTAAAAGCTATTTGTGCTCCATTTGTTAATCCTAAAGTGGGCGCTGTAGGGGGCAAAACAATTCCCCAGTGGGATGCTCCACCGCCCGACTGGCTGAAGCAAGTACCAGACGACTACTTTAGCCTGCTCGACTTAGGCAATGTTTCCCGTGAAATGCAGTGGCCAGAAACACCCTACGGTTGCAATATGGCCTTTCGCCGCGAATTAGTGCTTACCCTGGGCGGCTTCCCGCCCGACGGCGTAGGTGGCGGCTGGATTGAGTGGCAGCGCGGTGATGGTGAAACTGGATTTGCCAAGCGCGTCTATGATGAGGGCTACAAAATTGTCTACAGCCCAGAGGCGTGGCTTTACCACCGCATTCCGGCCAAACGCCAAACCTTAGAGTTTGTTCGGCGTCGAGCGATCAAGGGAGCTATCAGCAGTGCCTACAGTGAAATTAAATATTTTCTGCCTAGTAAACTGCTGCTGCCGATTCAAGTTGCCAAGCATGTCCTAAAGGCTCTATCGGCAGGGGTAAAGCGGCTCTTTGCTTCCTTTAGAGGAGTTGAGCACTGGCTACAATACGACATTCAATGGTTTCACCATTTAATCTCGGCTCTGTATAAAATGCGCATTTTGCTTGATCCCAACTTGAGAAAGTGGGTTCACAAGGAACACTATTGGGCAGATGCATCCTCAAAGACAAATTAA
- a CDS encoding class I SAM-dependent DNA methyltransferase → MSVFNAYAQYYDLLYQDKDYAQEADFIHQLLKTHAPAAQHLLELGSGTGRHAEYLAERGYQVTGVERSEEMLSRCGERQAAQSSQIAQRLKFLQGDLRQVRLEQTFDCVLSLFHVISYQTNNADLAAAFDTVTQHLKPGGIFIFDVWYGPAVLHDQPQVRVKRLQNETLAITRIAEPVLHPNDNIVDVNYQVLLQQLGTDTWQELRELHRMRYLFKPELELLLHQAGMDLVTCGEWMSDRPPSLDTWGVYFVAVKS, encoded by the coding sequence GTGAGCGTGTTCAATGCCTATGCCCAGTACTACGACCTGCTCTATCAGGACAAAGACTACGCCCAAGAGGCCGACTTTATTCACCAATTGCTCAAGACCCACGCCCCGGCGGCTCAGCATTTGCTGGAGCTGGGCAGCGGCACCGGTCGCCACGCCGAATATTTAGCTGAACGGGGCTACCAGGTCACCGGGGTCGAGCGTAGCGAAGAAATGCTATCCCGCTGTGGCGAACGGCAGGCCGCACAATCGAGCCAGATTGCTCAGCGGCTCAAATTTCTCCAGGGCGATCTGCGGCAGGTGCGGCTAGAGCAAACCTTTGACTGCGTACTGTCGCTGTTTCACGTGATTAGCTACCAGACCAACAACGCCGATTTGGCGGCGGCCTTTGACACCGTAACCCAGCACCTCAAGCCGGGGGGCATATTTATATTTGATGTGTGGTACGGGCCTGCGGTGCTGCACGACCAGCCCCAGGTGCGAGTCAAGCGCCTGCAAAACGAGACCCTGGCCATTACCCGCATTGCCGAGCCAGTGCTGCACCCCAACGACAACATTGTGGATGTGAACTATCAGGTTTTGCTTCAGCAGTTGGGCACCGACACCTGGCAAGAGCTGCGCGAACTGCACCGCATGCGCTATCTGTTTAAGCCCGAGCTGGAGCTGCTGCTCCACCAGGCGGGGATGGATCTAGTGACCTGCGGCGAATGGATGAGCGATCGCCCCCCGAGCCTCGATACCTGGGGTGTCTACTTCGTTGCCGTGAAGTCATGA
- a CDS encoding glycosyltransferase family 2 protein yields MDDKAYVLIPVHNRRAITLGCLQTLDRNGDLARHRIVVIDDGSTDGTGAAIAASFPTVTVLAGDGNLWWTGAMRLGMEYAIAQGATYLIWLNDDCRLAPGTLDGLVQFCAEHPTAIVGAQGFEQDDRDRLSFGGKRKTWQGYRFLTLPPGQTVPCDLLSGNLVCMPRAVVDAIGYPDPHTGPHYGGDSLYLLRAQKAGFQLFVDSRYSVTNHAAESRLCPSDWLMTPGDPWQLVRLVFNPYSGLSWRLWWRLNWMAYGPWGVVMFLKKYLSLLPLTLLRLLPVATRQRLFRPGQLSSNQPT; encoded by the coding sequence ATGGATGACAAGGCCTACGTTCTAATTCCGGTGCACAACCGCAGGGCAATTACCCTGGGCTGCTTACAGACGCTCGATCGCAACGGCGACCTGGCCCGCCACCGGATAGTAGTGATCGATGACGGCTCTACCGATGGCACCGGGGCGGCGATCGCCGCCAGCTTCCCTACGGTGACGGTGCTGGCGGGCGACGGCAACCTGTGGTGGACGGGCGCAATGCGGTTGGGCATGGAGTACGCGATCGCCCAGGGAGCCACCTACCTAATCTGGCTCAACGACGACTGCCGCCTGGCCCCCGGTACCCTTGACGGGCTGGTGCAGTTTTGCGCCGAGCACCCCACCGCCATCGTCGGTGCCCAGGGGTTTGAGCAGGACGATCGCGATCGCCTCTCCTTTGGCGGCAAGCGCAAGACCTGGCAGGGCTACCGCTTTCTCACCCTACCCCCCGGCCAGACGGTGCCCTGCGACCTGCTCAGCGGCAACTTAGTCTGCATGCCCAGGGCGGTAGTGGATGCGATCGGCTACCCCGATCCGCACACTGGCCCCCACTACGGCGGCGACTCCCTGTACCTGCTGCGGGCTCAGAAGGCCGGGTTTCAGCTATTTGTCGATAGCCGCTACTCTGTCACCAACCACGCCGCCGAGTCGCGCCTGTGCCCCAGCGACTGGCTGATGACCCCCGGCGACCCCTGGCAACTGGTGCGGCTGGTCTTTAACCCCTACTCGGGGCTAAGCTGGCGGCTGTGGTGGCGGCTCAACTGGATGGCCTATGGCCCCTGGGGAGTCGTGATGTTTCTAAAAAAATATCTTTCCCTCCTGCCGCTGACCCTGCTGCGGCTGTTGCCCGTCGCCACCCGGCAGCGGCTGTTTCGCCCCGGCCAACTATCCTCCAACCAGCCCACCTGA